One genomic window of Acomys russatus chromosome 29, mAcoRus1.1, whole genome shotgun sequence includes the following:
- the Angptl7 gene encoding angiopoietin-related protein 7, whose amino-acid sequence MLRTTWLCIILVAFVSHPAWLQKPPKRKAQLKAAACCEEMKELKAQVANLSSLLGALSKKQESDWVSVVMQVMELESSSKRMESRLTAAESKYSEMNNQIDIMQLQAAQTVTQTSADAIYDCSSLYQKNYRISGVYKLPPDEFLGSPELEVFCDMETSGGGWTIIQRRKSGLVSFYQDWKQYKEGFGSIRGDFWLGNEHIHRLTRQPTRLRVELEDWEGNARYAEYSHFALGNELNSYRLSLGNYSGDVGKDALLYHNNTVFSTKDKDNDNCLDKCAELRKGGYWYNCCTDSNLNGVYYRLGEHKKHMDGISWYGWHGANYSLKRVEMKIRPEAFKP is encoded by the exons ATGCTGAGGACAACCTGGCTCTGCATTATCCTCGTGGCCTTTGTCAGCCACCCGGCATGGTTGCAGAAGCCTCCTAAACGGAAGGCACAGCTCAAAGCAGCCGCCTGCTGTGAGGAGATGAAGGAGCTCAAAGCCCAGGTGGCCAATCTCAGCAGTCTACTGGGCGCACTGAGCAAGAAGCAGGAGAGCGACTGGGTCAGTGTGGTCATGCAGGTGATGGAGCTGGAGAGCAGCAGCAAGCGCATGGAGTCCCGGCTCACAGCTGCTGAGAGCAAGTACTCGGAGATGAACAACCAGATCGACATCATGCAGCTACAGGCAGCACAGACTGTCACGCAGACCTCAGCAG ATGCCATCTATGATTGCTCCTCCCTCTACCAGAAGAACTATCGGATATCGGGAGTGTACAAGCTTCCTCCTGATGAGTTCCTGGGCAGCCCGGAGCTAGAG GTGTTCTGTGACATGGAAACTTCAGGCGGAGGCTGGACCATCATCCAGAGGCGCAAGAGTGGCCTTGTCTCCTTCTACCAAGACTGGAAACAGTACAAGGAGGGGTTTGGCAGCATTCGAGGGGACTTCTGGCTGGGGAATGAACACATCCACCGGCTTACCAGGCAGCCAACACGGCTCCGTGTAGAGCTGGAG GACTGGGAGGGCAATGCACGCTATGCAGAGTACAGCCACTTTGCACTGGGCAACGAGCTCAACAGCTACCGCCTCTCCCTGGGGAACTACAGTGGCGACGTGGGGAAGGACGCCCTCCTCTATCATAACAACACGGTCTTCAGCACCAAGGACAAGGACAATGATAACTGCCTGGACAAGTGTGCAGAGCTGCGCAAAG GTGGCTACTGGTACAACTGCTGCACGGATTCCAATCTCAATGGGGTGTACTATCGCCTGGGGGAGCACAAGAAGCACATGGATGGCATCAGCTGGTATGGCTGGCACGGAGCCAACTACTCCCTCAAACGGGTGGAAATGAAGATCCGTCCAGAAGCCTTCAAGCCCTAA